Proteins from a genomic interval of Danio rerio strain Tuebingen ecotype United States chromosome 4, GRCz12tu, whole genome shotgun sequence:
- the LOC137491021 gene encoding NACHT, LRR and PYD domains-containing protein 3-like isoform X1, whose amino-acid sequence MKSVIRSRCSFLLEFLLEIKLFRSIMGNTHTAGDQDLSTGCSSVHQKRAEAEPSCVSMKSDQSMDEPRQFKSGNTGPAVSSVHQKRAEAEPSCVSMKSDWSMNIPLTFRSENTRPAVSVDRDDQTGNLQQDSLQPEHDELQRVKEQHKTSMKNKYERLFEGINRGETQTLLNRIYTQLYIIEGESEGVNEEHEVLQMEKRARTKPSQHTPVYCNDIFKASAGAGHEEKIKKEKAQIKTVLTKGIAGIGKTVSVQKFILDWAEGKDHQDVDFMFVLPFRELNLIRDHQYSLHRLLLDFHPELEDLEPRIYEQCRVVFIFDGLDESRITLNVSDEEKVCAVTESSSVAVLMWSLLKGDLLPSALIWITSRPAAAHQIPSRYIKRLTEIQGFTEPQKEEYFRKRISDEHQASRIISHIRRARSLQIMCHIPVFCWISSTVLQKLLEEDESAEIPQTLTEMYIHFLLIQINMRKQKYEERDPEKLLQSNRGVILKLAEVAFRQLMKGNVMFYEEDLIESGIDVTDASVYSGICTEIFKEESVIHQRKVYSFIHLSFQEFLAAFFVFYCHLTENREPLRVIYDRKYSDDADESDSDESEYSYNQYLQSTSEESLYDLLSSAVYKAVRSSNGHLDLFLRFLLGVSLESNQRLFQDLLTHTEESSENIREITQYIKDQIKRDNPLSAERSIRRLQKKRDNPLSPERFIRRLQKKTDNPLSAERSINLFLCLLEVKDQTLAREIQEFVKSDKHSEERLSPAHCSTISYMIEMSEEPLDELDSNKFYTSAEGRRRLTAAVRNCRRALLQRCNLTVQCCERLSSALQSSNCVLRELDLSNNDLQDSGVKLLSDGLKNQHCKLDTLRLQSCKLTVQCCESLSSALQSSNCVLRELDLSNNDLQDSGVKLLSDGLKSQHCKLDTLRLVMCNLTVQCCESLSSALQSSNSVLRELDLSNNDLQDSGVKLLSDELKSQHCKLETLRLSGCMVTEKGCGFLSSALTSNPSHLRELDLSYNHPGDSGVKLLSEQLEDPNYTLDKLNLDHGGHTRITAGLHKYVSFLTLDPNTAHTQLILSEEKREVKSVRENQPYPDHPHRFDYYHQMLCRESVCGRCYWEIDWSGDAGVFISVSYKSIRRKGRGDESWFGYNDQSWSLICSSSSFSFRHNNTHTDLPVKALSRRIGVFVDHSAGTLIFYNIYRDTMSLIHSVQTTFTEPLCPGFTVYPGSSVKLS is encoded by the exons ATGAAATCTGTGATCAGGAGTCGCTGTTCA TTTCTTCTAGAGTTTCTGCTGGAGATCAAACTCTTCAGGTCCATCATGggtaacacacacactgctggagatCAGGATTTGTCTACAGGATGCAG ttcagttcatcagaagagagcagaagcagagcccagctgtgtgtctatgaagagtgaccAGTCTATGGATGAACCAAGACAATTTAAGAGTGGAAACACAGGACCTGCTGTCAG ctcagttcatcagaagagagcagaagcagagcccagctgtgtgtctatgaagagtgactGGTCTATGAATATACCACTAACATTTAGGAGTGAAAACACACGACCTGCTGTCAG tgtggatagagatgatcagactggaaacctgcagcaggattcactccaaccagaacatgatgaacttcagagagtcaaagagcagcacaaaaccagcatgaagaacaagtatgagagattatttgagggaatcaaccgtggagagactcaaaccctcctcaacaggatctacacacagctctacatcatagaaggagagagtgaaggagtgaatgaagaacatgaggttttacagatggagaaaagagccagaacaaaaccctcacaacacactccagtctactgcaatgacatctttaaagcctcagctggagcaggacatgaggagaagatcaagaaggagaaagcccagatcaagactgttctcactaaaggcatcgctggaatcgggaaaacggtctctgtgcagaagttcatcctggactgggccgagggaaaagaccatcaggatgtagatttcatgtttgtgcttccatttcgagagctgaacttgatcagagatcatcagtacagtcttcacagacttctgctggactttcatcctgaacttgaagatctggagcccaggatttatgagcagtgtagagttgtgttcatctttgatggtctggatgaaagcagaatcacactcaacgtttcagatgaggagaaagtttgtgctgtgactgaatcttcatcagtggctgtgttgatgtggagcctcctgaaaggagatctgcttccctctgctctcatctggatcacctccagaccagcagcagcccatcagatcccctccagatacatcaagcgtctgacagagattcagggattcactgagcctcagaaggaggaatatttcaggaagagaatcagcgacgagcatcaagccagcagaatcatctcccacatcagaagagcaagaagcctccagatcatgtgccacatacccgtcttctgctggatctcctccactgtgcttcagaagctcctggaagaagatgagagtgcagaaatccctcaaactctgactgagatgtacatccacttcctgctgattcagatcaacatgaggaagcagaagtatgaagagagagatccagagaaactcctgcagtccaacagaggagtgatcctcaaacttgctgaagtggctttcagacagctgatgaagggcaatgtgatgttctatgaggaggacctgattgagagcggcatagacgtcactgacgcctcggtgtattctgggatctgcactgagatcttcaaggaggaatctgtgattcatcagaggaaagtctacagcttcatccatctcagctttcaggagtttctggctgctttctttgtgttttactgccatttaacagagaacagagaaccacTGAGGGTGATTTATGACAGAAAATACTCAGATGATGCAGATGAGTCAGACAGTGATGAATCTGAATATTCATATAATCAATATCTACAGTCCACCTCTGAGGAGTCTCTGTATGATCTGCTCAGTTCAGCAGTATATAAAGCTGTCAGGAGTAGTaatggtcatctggatctgttcctgcggttcctgctgggcgtctcactggagtccaatcagagactcttccaggatctgctgacacacacagaggagagctCAGAGAACATCAGAGAAATCACACAATACATTAAAGACCAGATCAAGAGAGATAACCCTCTCTCAGCTGAAAGATCCATCAGACGGTTACAGAAGAAGAGAGATAACCCTCTCTCACCTGAAAGATTCATCAGACGGTTACAGAAGAAGACAGATAACCCTCTCTcagctgaaagatccatcaatctgttcctctgtctgctggaggtgaaagatcagactctggccagagagattcaggagtttgtgaaatcagacaaacactcagaggagagactctctcctgctcactgctcaacaatctcCTACATGATTGAGATGTCAGAGGAGCCGCTGGATGAGTTAGACTCTAATAAATTCTACACATCAGCTGAGGGAAGACGGAGACTGACAGCAGCtgtgagaaactgcagaagagctct ACTACAgcgctgtaatctcactgttcagtgctgtgagcgtttgtcttcagctctacaatcctcaaactgtgtgctgagagagctggacctgagtaacaatgacctgcaggattcaggagtgaagcttctctctgatggactgaagaatcaacactgtaaactggacacactgag ACTACAGAGCTGtaaactcactgttcagtgctgtgagagtttgtcttcagctctacaatcctcaaactgtgtgctgagagagctggacctgagtaacaatgacctgcaggattcaggagtgaagcttctctctgatggactgaagagtcaacactgtaaactggacacactgag attggtcatgtgtaatctcactgttcagtgctgtgagagtttgtcttcagctctacaatcctcaaactctgtgctgagagagctggacctgagtaacaatgacctgcaggattcaggagtgaagcttctctctgatgaactgaagagtcaacactgtaaactggagacactgag attgtctggctgtatggtgacagagaaaggctgtggttttctgtcttcagctctgacttcaaacccctcacacctgagagagctggatctgagctacaatcatccaggagattcaggagtcaagctgctctctgaacaactggaggatccaaactacacactggacaaactcaa tctggatcatggaggacacacgaggattacagcaggactgcacaaat atgtcagtttcctcactctggatccaaacacagcacacactcaactcattctgtctgaggagaaaagagaggtgaagagtgtgagagagaatcagccgtatcctgatcatccacacagatttgattattatcatcagatgttgtgcagagagagtgtgtgtggacgctgttactgggagattgactggagtggagatgctggtgtgtttatatcagtgtcatataagagcatcaggaggaagggaagaGGTGATGAGTCTTGGTTTGGATATAAtgatcagtcctggagtttgatctgctcttcctccagtttctcattcagacacaataacacacacactgatctcccagtgaaggcgctcagcaggagaataggagtgtttgtggatcacagtgcaggaactctgatcttctacaacatctatagagacacaatgagcctcatccactcagtccagaccacattcactgagccacTCTGCCCTGGGTTTACTGTttatcctggatcatcagtgaaactgagctga
- the LOC137491021 gene encoding NACHT, LRR and PYD domains-containing protein 3-like isoform X2 — protein MGNTHTAGDQDLSTGCSSVHQKRAEAEPSCVSMKSDQSMDEPRQFKSGNTGPAVSSVHQKRAEAEPSCVSMKSDWSMNIPLTFRSENTRPAVSVDRDDQTGNLQQDSLQPEHDELQRVKEQHKTSMKNKYERLFEGINRGETQTLLNRIYTQLYIIEGESEGVNEEHEVLQMEKRARTKPSQHTPVYCNDIFKASAGAGHEEKIKKEKAQIKTVLTKGIAGIGKTVSVQKFILDWAEGKDHQDVDFMFVLPFRELNLIRDHQYSLHRLLLDFHPELEDLEPRIYEQCRVVFIFDGLDESRITLNVSDEEKVCAVTESSSVAVLMWSLLKGDLLPSALIWITSRPAAAHQIPSRYIKRLTEIQGFTEPQKEEYFRKRISDEHQASRIISHIRRARSLQIMCHIPVFCWISSTVLQKLLEEDESAEIPQTLTEMYIHFLLIQINMRKQKYEERDPEKLLQSNRGVILKLAEVAFRQLMKGNVMFYEEDLIESGIDVTDASVYSGICTEIFKEESVIHQRKVYSFIHLSFQEFLAAFFVFYCHLTENREPLRVIYDRKYSDDADESDSDESEYSYNQYLQSTSEESLYDLLSSAVYKAVRSSNGHLDLFLRFLLGVSLESNQRLFQDLLTHTEESSENIREITQYIKDQIKRDNPLSAERSIRRLQKKRDNPLSPERFIRRLQKKTDNPLSAERSINLFLCLLEVKDQTLAREIQEFVKSDKHSEERLSPAHCSTISYMIEMSEEPLDELDSNKFYTSAEGRRRLTAAVRNCRRALLQRCNLTVQCCERLSSALQSSNCVLRELDLSNNDLQDSGVKLLSDGLKNQHCKLDTLRLQSCKLTVQCCESLSSALQSSNCVLRELDLSNNDLQDSGVKLLSDGLKSQHCKLDTLRLVMCNLTVQCCESLSSALQSSNSVLRELDLSNNDLQDSGVKLLSDELKSQHCKLETLRLSGCMVTEKGCGFLSSALTSNPSHLRELDLSYNHPGDSGVKLLSEQLEDPNYTLDKLNLDHGGHTRITAGLHKYVSFLTLDPNTAHTQLILSEEKREVKSVRENQPYPDHPHRFDYYHQMLCRESVCGRCYWEIDWSGDAGVFISVSYKSIRRKGRGDESWFGYNDQSWSLICSSSSFSFRHNNTHTDLPVKALSRRIGVFVDHSAGTLIFYNIYRDTMSLIHSVQTTFTEPLCPGFTVYPGSSVKLS, from the exons ATGggtaacacacacactgctggagatCAGGATTTGTCTACAGGATGCAG ttcagttcatcagaagagagcagaagcagagcccagctgtgtgtctatgaagagtgaccAGTCTATGGATGAACCAAGACAATTTAAGAGTGGAAACACAGGACCTGCTGTCAG ctcagttcatcagaagagagcagaagcagagcccagctgtgtgtctatgaagagtgactGGTCTATGAATATACCACTAACATTTAGGAGTGAAAACACACGACCTGCTGTCAG tgtggatagagatgatcagactggaaacctgcagcaggattcactccaaccagaacatgatgaacttcagagagtcaaagagcagcacaaaaccagcatgaagaacaagtatgagagattatttgagggaatcaaccgtggagagactcaaaccctcctcaacaggatctacacacagctctacatcatagaaggagagagtgaaggagtgaatgaagaacatgaggttttacagatggagaaaagagccagaacaaaaccctcacaacacactccagtctactgcaatgacatctttaaagcctcagctggagcaggacatgaggagaagatcaagaaggagaaagcccagatcaagactgttctcactaaaggcatcgctggaatcgggaaaacggtctctgtgcagaagttcatcctggactgggccgagggaaaagaccatcaggatgtagatttcatgtttgtgcttccatttcgagagctgaacttgatcagagatcatcagtacagtcttcacagacttctgctggactttcatcctgaacttgaagatctggagcccaggatttatgagcagtgtagagttgtgttcatctttgatggtctggatgaaagcagaatcacactcaacgtttcagatgaggagaaagtttgtgctgtgactgaatcttcatcagtggctgtgttgatgtggagcctcctgaaaggagatctgcttccctctgctctcatctggatcacctccagaccagcagcagcccatcagatcccctccagatacatcaagcgtctgacagagattcagggattcactgagcctcagaaggaggaatatttcaggaagagaatcagcgacgagcatcaagccagcagaatcatctcccacatcagaagagcaagaagcctccagatcatgtgccacatacccgtcttctgctggatctcctccactgtgcttcagaagctcctggaagaagatgagagtgcagaaatccctcaaactctgactgagatgtacatccacttcctgctgattcagatcaacatgaggaagcagaagtatgaagagagagatccagagaaactcctgcagtccaacagaggagtgatcctcaaacttgctgaagtggctttcagacagctgatgaagggcaatgtgatgttctatgaggaggacctgattgagagcggcatagacgtcactgacgcctcggtgtattctgggatctgcactgagatcttcaaggaggaatctgtgattcatcagaggaaagtctacagcttcatccatctcagctttcaggagtttctggctgctttctttgtgttttactgccatttaacagagaacagagaaccacTGAGGGTGATTTATGACAGAAAATACTCAGATGATGCAGATGAGTCAGACAGTGATGAATCTGAATATTCATATAATCAATATCTACAGTCCACCTCTGAGGAGTCTCTGTATGATCTGCTCAGTTCAGCAGTATATAAAGCTGTCAGGAGTAGTaatggtcatctggatctgttcctgcggttcctgctgggcgtctcactggagtccaatcagagactcttccaggatctgctgacacacacagaggagagctCAGAGAACATCAGAGAAATCACACAATACATTAAAGACCAGATCAAGAGAGATAACCCTCTCTCAGCTGAAAGATCCATCAGACGGTTACAGAAGAAGAGAGATAACCCTCTCTCACCTGAAAGATTCATCAGACGGTTACAGAAGAAGACAGATAACCCTCTCTcagctgaaagatccatcaatctgttcctctgtctgctggaggtgaaagatcagactctggccagagagattcaggagtttgtgaaatcagacaaacactcagaggagagactctctcctgctcactgctcaacaatctcCTACATGATTGAGATGTCAGAGGAGCCGCTGGATGAGTTAGACTCTAATAAATTCTACACATCAGCTGAGGGAAGACGGAGACTGACAGCAGCtgtgagaaactgcagaagagctct ACTACAgcgctgtaatctcactgttcagtgctgtgagcgtttgtcttcagctctacaatcctcaaactgtgtgctgagagagctggacctgagtaacaatgacctgcaggattcaggagtgaagcttctctctgatggactgaagaatcaacactgtaaactggacacactgag ACTACAGAGCTGtaaactcactgttcagtgctgtgagagtttgtcttcagctctacaatcctcaaactgtgtgctgagagagctggacctgagtaacaatgacctgcaggattcaggagtgaagcttctctctgatggactgaagagtcaacactgtaaactggacacactgag attggtcatgtgtaatctcactgttcagtgctgtgagagtttgtcttcagctctacaatcctcaaactctgtgctgagagagctggacctgagtaacaatgacctgcaggattcaggagtgaagcttctctctgatgaactgaagagtcaacactgtaaactggagacactgag attgtctggctgtatggtgacagagaaaggctgtggttttctgtcttcagctctgacttcaaacccctcacacctgagagagctggatctgagctacaatcatccaggagattcaggagtcaagctgctctctgaacaactggaggatccaaactacacactggacaaactcaa tctggatcatggaggacacacgaggattacagcaggactgcacaaat atgtcagtttcctcactctggatccaaacacagcacacactcaactcattctgtctgaggagaaaagagaggtgaagagtgtgagagagaatcagccgtatcctgatcatccacacagatttgattattatcatcagatgttgtgcagagagagtgtgtgtggacgctgttactgggagattgactggagtggagatgctggtgtgtttatatcagtgtcatataagagcatcaggaggaagggaagaGGTGATGAGTCTTGGTTTGGATATAAtgatcagtcctggagtttgatctgctcttcctccagtttctcattcagacacaataacacacacactgatctcccagtgaaggcgctcagcaggagaataggagtgtttgtggatcacagtgcaggaactctgatcttctacaacatctatagagacacaatgagcctcatccactcagtccagaccacattcactgagccacTCTGCCCTGGGTTTACTGTttatcctggatcatcagtgaaactgagctga